Sequence from the Saccharopolyspora pogona genome:
CAGCCTGGCGACCCGCGAGTACGCGCTCGGTCTCGAAGGCCTGGAGCGGGTCGCGCGAGGCGAGCCGCTGTGGCGGGTGCATGAGTGCGTTTTCGCCGTGCTGGCACTGGATTCCGAGCCCGTCGATCCCCGGCTGTGATCCGCCGTGGCGATCCGGGAGTTCAGCTCCACCCGCATCGCCGCGGCCCACCACCTGAACACGCTGCGCAGGGTCACTGGCCGATCGGGACGAAATTGGACCAGGCGGTCTCGCTGAGCTTGCTCTTGCCGTCCCAGAGCTCGATCTTGATGCGGACCATGCCCTTCTCGCTCAGGTCCAGGTTGCAGTCCACCGGCGGGCCGTCGCTGTTCAGGTCGTTGCACTCGTCCGTGCGACCGTAGTCGGTTTCCGACACGGTCTTGATCCACATGCCGTCTTTGTTGGTGTCGTGCGCGAAGAGGTGGTCGCCGACCGCCTCGAAGCAGCCGGTGCCGCGCTCCTCGCCCTTGAAGCTGATCGACTGGCACCACTTGGTCTGCATCGGCTTCGACGGCGGTGTCTCGGGATCCGCCGACGGCTCCTGGGTCTCGGGAGCTTGCGTTTCGGTTTTCTGCTCCGGCGGCTGGACCGGCGGGGAGGACGGCGGCGGGGGCTCGCTGGAAGGCAACGAGGTGGGGACCGGCGGCGCCATCGTCTCCCCTACCGGCTGCGAGGTGTCATCCGCCGGAATCGCCTGGCCCGGCTCGGTGTGCATCATGGCCGCGACTGCCACCACGCCGGCCACGACCGCGACGACCCCGACCCCACCCAGTACGTACCCCCAGCGCGCGATGCCGCCCTTGCGCATCGGTTCCGCTGGCGGTGCCGCGAACTGCGCCGGGATCGCCGTGACGCTGGTCAGCGCCTGGCGCGCCGCGCGGGCCAGCTCACCTGCGCTGGAGAAGCGCTCGGCGGGGTCCTTCGCCATGCCTCGCGCGACGATCTGGTCGAATTCGCGCGGGATGTCGCCGCGAACGCCGGTCGGCACCGGCGGCGGCTGGTTGAGGTGCGCGTTGATCAGCGACGCCGCGGTGTCCCCGCCGAACGGCTTCGTACCGGTCAGGCATTGGTAGAGCACGCAGGCCAACGAGTAGACGTCTGCTCGGTGGCCGACGGGGCCATCGTCGAACCGCTCCGGCGCCATGTAGGCGAGCGTGCCGACGGTGTAGCCGGTGGAGGTCAGCGACGCGGTGGGGCGCAGCGACGCGGCGATGCCGAAGTCGACGAGGTAGGCGAAACCGCTGTGGCCGACCAGGATGTTCGACGGCTTTACGTCGCGGTGCACCAGGCCTTCCTGGTGCGCGGCGTCCAACGCCTCCGCGATCTGTTCCAGCACCGCCACCGCATCTGTCGGGCGCATCGCGCCGTTGGCGGCGAGCAGGGACCCGACGTCGCTGCCCTCGACCAGCCGCATGTCCAGGTACAGCCGGCCGTCGATCTCGCCGTAGGCGTGGATCGGGATGACGTGCGGCTCGCGGAGCCGTCCGGCCGCGTGCGCCTCCCGCTTGAAGCGCTCGCGGAACTCCTCGTCGACCGCGAGGTGCTGGGCCAGCAGCTTGAGGGCGACGATGCGATCGTGGCGCGTGTCGTACGCGCGGAGGATCTCACCCATCCCACCCCGCGCGATCAATCCTTCCACCCGGTAAGGACCGAACTGCCACTTCACCGTGCGCAACTCCTCAAGACCGACCTCGCGCGCCATCCTATTAGGCGACTCACACGGTCCCCGCACGCCCCGAGCGCCACCTCGTCGACCACGCCTGGTGTGACCGAAGGAAATCGGCTGAACACCGGCTGTCGCTGGTGAAGTTTCCGCTACGAACCGATGCAGATCGATGCGTCACACGTTCCCGGCTGATAGAAGAAGTGGATCATGCTCGACCACCCGGCTGTGGAAAGGACCGGTCCGCCGATGTCGACCGACGGGACGAACGCACGCAAGATCGACCGGGGCGAACCCGAGACCGGCTGCCCGGTCAGCCGTGGCTCCGACGGCGTCTGGACGATCCGCAGCTATGCCGCCGCGCGCACCGCGTTGCGCAGCACCGACACCGTCCAGGCCGGGCTCGGGGTAGAGTCGCTCGAGAAGATGCCCAGCAAGATCCGGCGCCCCGTGCTGTACCGGGACGGACCGGAGCACCGGGAGCACCGGCGCCAGACGGCGAAGTACTTCACGCCGCGCCGGGTGGATGAGAGCTACCGCGAGCTAATGGAGCGGATCTCGGACGCCCAGCTCGACAAGCTCCGCGGGGCCGGGCAGGCGCAGCTCTCGGAGCTGAGCTTCAACCTCGCCATCGACGTGGCGTGCGCGGTGATCGGGTTGACCGAGAGCCGCCCCGGCCTCCAGCAACGGCTGGAGCGGTTCTTCCCCGAGGAGTTCGGCGAACCGGGCTTCACCAGCCTCCACGGGCTCTACTGGGTGTGGCGGCAGGCCACCAACTGGTCCGGGATCTACTTCGGCGACGTTCGGCCCGCGGTCCGCGCGCGGCGCAAGCAACGCCGCGACGACCTGATCTCGCACCTGCTGGACGAGGGCTGTTCGTCGGCCGAAATCCTCGGCGAGTGCATCACCTTCGCCGCCGCGGGCATGGTCACCACACGCGAGTTCGTGATCCTCGCCGCGTGGCACCTGTTCACCGACGAGGCGCTGCTCGACCGCTATCGCGTCGCCGAAGAGCCCGAACGCCTCGCGATCCTGCACGAGCTGCTGCGGCTGGAACCGGTCGTCGGCCACCTCAAGCGGCGCGCCACTGCCCCTGTCGAGCTGCCGACCGACGACGAGGAGATGGTCACCGTCCCGGCCGGCGAGGTGATCGACATCCGGGTCAGCGCCACGAACACCGACCCGCAAGCGGTGGGCGACCAGCCGCTGGCGGTGTGCCCCGCCCGTTCCCTCAACGACGCCTCGGCCCCCGGGCTGTCGTTCGGGGACGGC
This genomic interval carries:
- a CDS encoding cytochrome P450 is translated as MLDHPAVERTGPPMSTDGTNARKIDRGEPETGCPVSRGSDGVWTIRSYAAARTALRSTDTVQAGLGVESLEKMPSKIRRPVLYRDGPEHREHRRQTAKYFTPRRVDESYRELMERISDAQLDKLRGAGQAQLSELSFNLAIDVACAVIGLTESRPGLQQRLERFFPEEFGEPGFTSLHGLYWVWRQATNWSGIYFGDVRPAVRARRKQRRDDLISHLLDEGCSSAEILGECITFAAAGMVTTREFVILAAWHLFTDEALLDRYRVAEEPERLAILHELLRLEPVVGHLKRRATAPVELPTDDEEMVTVPAGEVIDIRVSATNTDPQAVGDQPLAVCPARSLNDASAPGLSFGDGAHKCPGANIAILETDVFLKKLLALPGVEMSKPPRVSFNDAIGGYELRGMVVSVPKP
- a CDS encoding serine/threonine-protein kinase: MKWQFGPYRVEGLIARGGMGEILRAYDTRHDRIVALKLLAQHLAVDEEFRERFKREAHAAGRLREPHVIPIHAYGEIDGRLYLDMRLVEGSDVGSLLAANGAMRPTDAVAVLEQIAEALDAAHQEGLVHRDVKPSNILVGHSGFAYLVDFGIAASLRPTASLTSTGYTVGTLAYMAPERFDDGPVGHRADVYSLACVLYQCLTGTKPFGGDTAASLINAHLNQPPPVPTGVRGDIPREFDQIVARGMAKDPAERFSSAGELARAARQALTSVTAIPAQFAAPPAEPMRKGGIARWGYVLGGVGVVAVVAGVVAVAAMMHTEPGQAIPADDTSQPVGETMAPPVPTSLPSSEPPPPSSPPVQPPEQKTETQAPETQEPSADPETPPSKPMQTKWCQSISFKGEERGTGCFEAVGDHLFAHDTNKDGMWIKTVSETDYGRTDECNDLNSDGPPVDCNLDLSEKGMVRIKIELWDGKSKLSETAWSNFVPIGQ